A region from the Brettanomyces bruxellensis chromosome 4, complete sequence genome encodes:
- the ATP17 gene encoding ATP synthase f chain, mitochondrial precursor (BUSCO:EOG09265FTN): MSFIFRRSLSTLIPPKIASPANLGSNPAAKRMQNIVSFYSKLPRGHAPTPVAKTLFAKYREKYRNTGKPVFHVTMALLISGYALNYYFVFRHEKGEEGL; encoded by the exons ATGTCGTTCATTTTTAGAAGAAGTTTGTCGACTTTGATTCCACCAAAGATTGCTTCTCCAGCA AACCTTGGCTCAAATCCGGCTGCTAAAAGAATGCAGAATATTGTTTCGTTCTACTCAAAACTTCCAAGAGGACACGCTCCTACACCAGTGGCAAAGACACTTTTTGCCAAATACAGAGAAAAGTACAGAAACACCGGAAAACCAGTGTTCCACGTTACAATGGCTCTTTTGATTTCTGGATATGCATTGAATTACTACTTTGTGTTCCGTCATGAGAAGGGAGAGGAAGGCCTATAA
- a CDS encoding uncharacterized protein (BUSCO:EOG09261UOJ), with amino-acid sequence MTPTFTRFTLAYISRRFLSTTACRLSKKVAVVGAGPSGFYTSLNLLKDNDPSLQIDMFERNPCPFGLVRYGVAPDHPEVKNCQERFQDTRKDERFKYYGNVTVGIDLKLKELYDNYDIVVYAYGSNKENKLGIPGEDDHPGIINSKAFVGWYNGSPEYKDLDPPLDKVKSVVIIGNGNVAIDIARVLLAPIESHWKMTDISRHAIEQLRKSKVEKVTIVARKGFLESKFTNKEFKELFELYKEGVYFGGWPKQKFVTLQDLKLGRVDKRRLSLVNKYKGLLEKENAGGKTPRRVWYLDYLKSPIGFKVNRADPELLEEVIFRDNSIKIERIPNTRSYRSIITPTEGFSSINCQLVIPSIGYKCKPLPEFKKLGIPFDEKKGVIPNVDGKVIGRNDSYCVGWVANGSRGNINSTVMTSGLLAEIIQEQLNAKNNNIDKPGRKVTEELLGKRNVNVVNWDDWTTIEAFEKMKGKESGKPMEKVTDFKEMLNICK; translated from the coding sequence ATGACACCTACATTCACTAGATTCACACTTGCATATATTTCAAGAAGATTTCTTTCAACAACAGCTTGTCGACTCTCCAAAAAggttgctgttgttggtGCAGGACCATCCGGATTTTATACATCCTTGAATCTACTCAAAGACAATGATCCATCTCTCCAAATAGATATGTTTGAAAGAAATCCTTGCCCCTTCGGATTAGTTCGATATGGAGTGGCACCTGATCACCCAGAGGTCAAAAATTGCCAAGAACGATTTCAAGATACCCGAAAAGATGAGAGGTTCAAATATTACGGAAATGTAACTGTTGGGATTGATTTAAAGTTAAAAGAGCTTTATGACAACTATGATATTGTTGTTTATGCATACGGTTCaaataaagagaataaGCTTGGAATACCTGGAGAGGATGATCACCCTGGTATAATTAATTCTAAGGCATTTGTCGGTTGGTATAATGGCAGTCCTGAATACAAGGACCTTGATCCTCCCTTGGATAAAGTTAAAAGCGTAGTCATTATTGGAAATGGTAATGTTGCAATTGATATTGCGAGAGTTCTCTTGGCACCTATAGAGTCTCATTGGAAGATGACAGACATATCCAGGCATGCGATTGAGCAGTTGAGGAAATCAAAAGTTGAGAAGGTGACTATTGTTGCCCGTAAAGGCTTCCTGGAAAGTAAGTTCACCAATAAGGAGTTCAAAGAACTTTTTGAATTGTATAAGGAAGGTGTGTATTTTGGAGGTTGGCCTAAACAGAAGTTTGTCACACTTCAAGATTTAAAACTTGGGAGAGTGGACAAAAGACGGCTTTCGTTGGTTAATAAGTATAAAGGGTTgttggagaaagaaaatgcaggTGGCAAAACCCCAAGAAGAGTCTGGTATTTGGATTACTTGAAAAGCCCAATCGGATTCAAAGTGAACCGTGCTGATCCAGAACTCTTGGAAGAGGTTATTTTCAGAGATAATTCTATAAAGATTGAGCGTATTCCAAATACCCGCAGTTATAGATCTATCATAACTCCTACAGAAGGTTTCAGTTCGATAAATTGTCAATTAGTGATTCCATCAATCGGATATAAATGCAAACCTTTACCCGAATTCAAAAAGCTTGGAATACCGTTCgatgagaaaaaaggagtGATTCCGAATGTAGATGGAAAGGTTATCGGAAGAAACGATTCTTATTGCGTGGGCTGGGTTGCAAATGGTTCAAGGGGAAATATTAACTCGACTGTCATGACAAGCGGTTTACTAGCTGAAATTATACAGGAGCAGCTTAATGCTAAGAACAATAATATAGACAAACCCGGTCGTAAGGTTACGGAAGAGCTATTAGGTAAGAGGAATGTAAATGTTGTCAACTGGGATGATTGGACAACAATCGAGGCTTtcgagaaaatgaaaggtAAGGAGTCTGGTAAGCCGATGGAAAAGGTCACCGACTTCAAGGAAATGCTGAATATatgtaaataa
- a CDS encoding uncharacterized protein (BUSCO:EOG092648XW): MVKANNGEKDEASSGPTFSSHDVINHENQPSRKAITKAPDGLYPKPIASSFNTFQIDAARRMHMLTINSRMPPRFKTPNSNSRDTKDGQSRHFHDEKSSESRSPDKNEQSTTDKDVQVQVPAMGCDDQNCQNPRCAHCGAVIIPAPAATFPFKDTPSISINDWEIYTARKPILTKEEIEHFESILGVPVPEMIFGNNKVEVLNSNKNLHICFNSLDALRTVSIDNKDILKVSYADEWFKSRAKAHHNDDDVLMEIIKPYDWTYTTHYFGTDLTVPEGGFVHDDSYTIPHDKLTKHSPILFFDDMTLFEDELGDNGISTLNIKIRVMHDCMLVLQRSFVRVDNVLVRIHDTRLYVDFEENLVVREFKRQQQDYDKLLNLAAGHSDPKKLLRDMQWCSMRLPVVDVRREYAKLS, from the coding sequence ATGGTAAAAGCCAATAATGGTGAAAAAGACGAAGCCTCGAGTGGACCCACCTTCTCATCTCATGATGTTATAAACCATGAGAATCAGCCAAGTCGAAAAGCGATTACGAAGGCGCCAGATGGGCTTTATCCAAAACCGATTGCAAGTTCCTTTAATACATTTCAGATAGACGCTGCTAGGCGTATGCATATGCTAACAATTAACTCAAGAATGCCTCCTAGATTTAAAACGCCTAATTCAAACTCACGGGATACAAAAGATGGTCAATCACGTCATTTCCACGATGAAAAAAGTTCCGAAAGTAGGTCACCGGATAAAAATGAGCAAAGCACAACAGATAAAGACGTTCAAGTTCAAGTACCAGCAATGGGATGTGATGATCAAAATTGTCAGAACCCACGTTGTGCACATTGTGGTGCTGTTATCATACCTGCACCAGCTGCTACATTTCCGTTCAAGGATACACCTTCAATATCCATCAATGACTGGGAGATATATACTGCCAGAAAGCCAATTCTTacgaaagaagaaattgaacaTTTTGAAAGCATTCTTGGAGTTCCTGTACCCGAGATGATttttggaaacaacaaaGTCGAGGTTTTGAATAGCAACAAGAATCTCCATATCTGTTTTAATTCTCTTGATGCACTCAGAACTGTCAGTATTGATAATAAGGATATACTAAAGGTCTCCTATGCAGATGAATGGTTCAAAAGTCGGGCTAAGGCTCACCAtaacgatgatgatgtgcTAATGGAGATCATCAAACCATATGATTGGACATACACTACTCATTATTTTGGAACCGATCTTACAGTGCCCGAAGGTGGGTTCGTTCATGATGACAGCTACACAATTCCGCATGATAAGCTTACAAAGCATAGTCCCATCTTATTCTTTGACGATATGACACtctttgaagatgaattGGGTGATAACGGAATATCGACACTTAATATTAAGATAAGAGTGATGCATGACTGTATGCTTGTATTACAAAGATCATTTGTGCGTGTCGACAATGTTCTAGTGCGGATACATGATACCAGACTCtatgttgattttgaagaaaatttgGTCGTGCGGGAGTTCAAGCGACAGCAACAAGATTATGACAAGCTGTTAAATCTTGCAGCCGGCCATAGTGATCCCAAAAAGCTTTTAAGAGATATGCAGTGGTGTTCTATGAGGCTTCCTGTTGTGGATGTGCGTAGAGAATATGCAAAACTTTcctaa